A window from Flavobacterium sp. 83 encodes these proteins:
- a CDS encoding DUF3341 domain-containing protein: protein MSNKVIYAIYNDDDVLMDAVKKTRAAHHHIEEVFTPFPVHGLDKAMGLAPTRIAICSFIYGLIGLSFGTWMMNYIMIQDWPQDIGGKPSFSYIQNMPSFVPIMFEETVFFAAHLMVITFYMRSKLWPFKQAENPDVRTTDDHFLMEVAVNDNESELVSFFEGTGAVEVKVIVKN, encoded by the coding sequence ATGAGTAATAAAGTAATATACGCCATTTATAATGACGATGATGTTTTGATGGACGCGGTTAAAAAAACACGTGCAGCTCATCATCATATTGAGGAAGTTTTTACTCCTTTTCCTGTCCACGGATTGGATAAAGCCATGGGTCTTGCCCCAACAAGGATAGCTATATGTTCTTTTATATATGGTTTAATAGGTTTGTCTTTTGGTACTTGGATGATGAATTACATTATGATTCAAGATTGGCCTCAAGATATTGGTGGTAAGCCAAGTTTTAGTTATATTCAAAACATGCCTTCTTTCGTGCCAATTATGTTTGAAGAAACAGTTTTTTTCGCTGCGCATTTAATGGTTATTACTTTTTATATGAGAAGTAAGTTATGGCCCTTTAAACAAGCAGAGAATCCTGATGTTAGAACAACAGATGATCACTTTTTGATGGAAGTTGCAGTAAATGACAATGAAAGTGAATTAGTTTCCTTTTTTGAAGGCACAGGGGCAGTAGAAGTTAAAGTAATTGTAAAGAATTAA
- a CDS encoding cytochrome c codes for MKSLYKITFVICITILVSSCHDNSKPNYQYMPNMYEPVSYETYEESNAFKNGKEGQLPPEGTVNRGFEPYGYENSTAGYDLAKLNLKSPLDSISEKDAEKSKELFEIYCGICHGNEGNGKGKLVTQGKFLGVPSYKDRVITEGSVFHVQTYGLNSMGSYANQLNQHERWLVASYVLKLKAKL; via the coding sequence ATGAAAAGTCTATATAAAATAACATTTGTAATTTGTATTACTATTTTAGTTTCGTCTTGTCATGATAATTCGAAGCCTAATTACCAATACATGCCTAATATGTATGAACCCGTAAGTTATGAAACTTATGAAGAGTCAAATGCATTTAAGAATGGTAAAGAAGGTCAGCTACCTCCAGAAGGTACAGTAAATAGGGGTTTTGAACCTTATGGATATGAGAATTCTACAGCTGGTTATGATTTAGCTAAATTAAATTTAAAATCACCTCTTGATTCAATTTCTGAAAAGGATGCTGAAAAATCTAAAGAGTTGTTTGAAATTTATTGTGGTATCTGTCATGGTAATGAAGGAAACGGTAAAGGTAAATTAGTAACCCAAGGAAAATTTCTTGGTGTACCAAGTTATAAAGATAGGGTGATAACTGAAGGAAGTGTTTTTCATGTTCAAACTTACGGTTTAAATTCAATGGGGTCTTATGCGAACCAGTTGAATCAACACGAACGTTGGTTAGTAGCATCTTATGTTTTAAAACTGAAAGCTAAATTATAA